Proteins encoded together in one Miscanthus floridulus cultivar M001 unplaced genomic scaffold, ASM1932011v1 fs_313_1, whole genome shotgun sequence window:
- the LOC136531272 gene encoding meiotic recombination protein DMC1 homolog B-like, protein MAPSRHADEGGQLQLIDADRVEDEEECFESIDKLISQGINAGDVKKLQDAGIYTCNGLMMHTKKNLTGIKGLSEAKVDKICEAAEKLLNQGFMTGNDLLLKRKSVVRITTRSQALDELLGGGIETLCITEAFGEFRSGKTQLAHTLCVSTQVYPPYQIL, encoded by the exons ATGGCGCCGTCCAGGCACGCTGACGAGGGCGGGCAGCTCCAGCTCATAGACGCCGACAGggtcgaggacgaggaggagtgcTTCGAGTCCATCGACAAGC TGATCTCTCAGGGGATAAATGCAGGAGACGTGAAGAAGCTGCAGGATGCAGGGATTTACACTTGCAATGGGCTAATGATGCATACTAAGAAG AACCTTACAGGAATCAAAGGTTTATCTGAAGCAAAAGTTGATAAGATCTGCGAGGCTGCTGAAAAACTTCTG AACCAGGGCTTCATGACAGGAAACGATCTCCTTCTTAAG CGGAAGTCTGTTGTTCGGATTACAACTAGGAGCCAGGCACTTGATGAGCTGCTTGGCG GCGGGATTGAAACACTTTGCATCACAGAGGCGTTCGGGGAGTTCCG GTCAGGGAAGACCCAGTTGGCTCATACCCTATGTGTCTCCACTCAGGTTTATCCCCCATATCAAATTTTGTAG
- the LOC136531267 gene encoding L-type lectin-domain containing receptor kinase IX.1-like isoform X1 produces the protein MAVVRVSCRSSSGLNVVSCSSLCCCLWMLLSIHVPGAGSLSFNLSFSHPQSPANLRELLNCTSDATIEDTEGLHLTKDIMWSVGRAQYVEAMRLWDRPSGEMASFTTTFHSNIMPVGSGLSGDGLAFFLVPPESGMPAGDSRGGALGILPRESKYWNDSAGIIAVEFDTFLNPEYDDISDGHIGIDVNSLNSTASTNITSQNNNLKSNFTKMAIVRYNNITKLLVADLNINNTWYNVNKTIDLRKYLPEYVTVGFSAATGSYAELHQILSWSFTSTLQEPPAPAPALLPLTPDSIQNPKKRSVGILIIAVLVPLLFLLACAAVLAFLVRQQKRKRRRSLGGRGVPPNGSSDDDNDYQEQDDSRAELERGVAASGPRRYTYRELAAATNNFADDGKLGRGGFGSVYRGKLAVAGEERPVAIKMLSSESSAQGRKQFEAEVRIISRLKHRNLVQLLGWCDSRHGLLLVYELVAQGSLDRHLHRSDSESFLTWPERYQIILGLGSALRYLHQEWEQCVVHGDIKPSNIMLDDSLGTRLGDFGLARLGDHGARWHTTRAVMGTAGYIDPEFVNTHHPSTYSDVYSFGIVLLEIVSGRCPVILLEGGAHFVLVKWMWGLYGRNTILDAADERLRAAGDEANDRCMERVLVVGLWCAHPDQNERPSIAQAMHVLQSEDARLPELTPQMYRMVSEFAVTGRAIGALSVQSSSSATTATTGGHSKVSSESATSALLRDSKELG, from the exons ATGGCCGTAGTGAGAGTGAGCTGCCGTTCCTCCTCCGGCCTCAACGTCGTCTCCTGCAGCAGCCTCTGCTGCTGTTTATGGATGCTACTGTCCATCCATGTCCCGGGGGCTGGCTCGCTGTCCTTCAACCTCAGCTTCTCCCATCCACAAAGCCCTGCTAACCTCCGTGAATTGCTAAACTGCACCAGCGATGCGACCATCGAGGATACGGAAGGGCTTCACCTGACAAAAGACATCATGTGGAGCGTCGGCCGGGCTCAATACGTGGAAGCAATGCGGCTATGGGACAGACCTAGTGGCGAGATGGCCAGCTTCACCACCACCTTCCACTCCAACATAATGCCGGTTGGCAGTGGTTTGAGTGGTGACGGGCTGGCCTTCTTCCTCGTCCCTCCCGAGTCTGGTATGCCTGCCGGCGACAGCAGAGGGGGCGCCTTGGGCATCCTCCCTAGGGAATCCAAGTACTGGAATGATAGCGCCGGTATCAtcgcggtggagtttgacacctTTCTGAATCCGGAATACGACGATATAAGCGACGGCCATATCGGAATCGACGTCAACTCCCTCAACTCCACGGCATCCACCAACATCACGTCGCAGAACAATAACCTCAAGTCCAATTTCACCAAGATGGCCATCGTCAGGTACAACAATATCACCAAGTTGCTAGTTGCTgatctcaacatcaacaacacatGGTACAATGTCAACAAAACTATCGATCTGCGCAAATACCTGCCAGAGTATGTCACCGTGGGCTTCTCAGCGGCGACTGGCAGCTACGCCGAGCTGCACCAGATACTATCATGGTCATTCACATCCACCCTGCAGGAACCACCAGCGCCGGCGCCAGCGCTGCTGCCTCTGACACCTGACAGCATCCAGAATCCCAAGAAGAGATCAGTAGGAATCCTGATAATCGCGGTGCTAGTGCCTCTGCTATTTCTCTTGGCATGTGCAGCCGTTCTGGCCTTTCTAGTACGGCAGCAGAAACGCAAAAGAAGAAGATCGTTGGGAGGAAGAGGAGTACCACCAAATGGAAGCAGCGACGACGACAACGATTACCAAGAACAAGACGACAGCAGGGCCGAGCTCGAGAGAGGAGTGGCTGCCAGCGGCCCTAGGCGGTATACGTACCGCGAGCTGGCGGCCGCCACCAACAACTTTGCCGATGATGGCAAGCTCGGTCGCGGTGGCTTTGGAAGTGTCTATAGGGGTAAGCTCGCTGTTGCCGGCGAAGAGCGCCCGGTGGCCATCAAGATGTTATCATCGGAGTCGTCGGCGCAAGGGAGGAAGCAGTTTGAGGCGGAGGTgaggatcatcagccggctcaagCATCGCAACCTCGTGCAGCTCCTGGGCTGGTGCGACAGCCGCCACGGCCTCCTGCTTGTCTACGAGCTGGTGGCCCAAGGAAGCCTGGACAGGCATCTCCACCGCAGCGACAGCGAGAGCTTTTTGACGTGGCCAGAAAG GTACCAGATCATCCTCGGCTTGGGCTCAGCATTGCGGTATCTCCATCAGGAGTGGGAGCAGTGCGTGGTGCACGGCGACATCAAGCCCAGCAACATCATGCTGGACGACTCGCTCGGCACCAGGCTCGGCGACTTCGGCCTTGCCCGGCTCGGTGATCACGGCGCACGGTGGCACACCACTAGGGCCGTGATGGGCACGGCGGGGTACATCGATCCGGAGTTCGTCAACACGCACCACCCGAGCACCTACTCTGACGTCTACAGCTTCGGCATCGTCCTCCTCGAGATTGTCTCCGGCCGGTGCCCCGTGATCCTGCTGGAAGGCGGTGCGCACTTCGTTCTGGTCAAGTGGATGTGGGGTCTGTATGGCCGGAACACGATCCTCGACGCGGCGGACGAACGGCTGAGGGCCGCCGGCGACGAGgccaacgataggtgcatggagAGGGTGCTCGTCGTCGGGCTGTGGTGCGCGCACCCTGACCAGAACGAACGGCCGTCCATCGCACAGGCCATGCACGTCCTGCAGTCAGAGGACGCCAGGCTTCCGGAGCTCACGCCTCAGATGTACAGGATGGTGTCGGAGTTTGCCGTCACTGGACGTGCTATCGGCGCCTTGTCCGTTCAGAGCTCCTCTTCCGCGACCACGGCGACAACCGGTGGCCACTCCAAGGTCTCTTCCGAGTCAGCAACCTCTGCCTTGCTTCGAGATTCAAAAGAGTTGGGTTGA
- the LOC136531267 gene encoding L-type lectin-domain containing receptor kinase IX.1-like isoform X2: MWSVGRAQYVEAMRLWDRPSGEMASFTTTFHSNIMPVGSGLSGDGLAFFLVPPESGMPAGDSRGGALGILPRESKYWNDSAGIIAVEFDTFLNPEYDDISDGHIGIDVNSLNSTASTNITSQNNNLKSNFTKMAIVRYNNITKLLVADLNINNTWYNVNKTIDLRKYLPEYVTVGFSAATGSYAELHQILSWSFTSTLQEPPAPAPALLPLTPDSIQNPKKRSVGILIIAVLVPLLFLLACAAVLAFLVRQQKRKRRRSLGGRGVPPNGSSDDDNDYQEQDDSRAELERGVAASGPRRYTYRELAAATNNFADDGKLGRGGFGSVYRGKLAVAGEERPVAIKMLSSESSAQGRKQFEAEVRIISRLKHRNLVQLLGWCDSRHGLLLVYELVAQGSLDRHLHRSDSESFLTWPERYQIILGLGSALRYLHQEWEQCVVHGDIKPSNIMLDDSLGTRLGDFGLARLGDHGARWHTTRAVMGTAGYIDPEFVNTHHPSTYSDVYSFGIVLLEIVSGRCPVILLEGGAHFVLVKWMWGLYGRNTILDAADERLRAAGDEANDRCMERVLVVGLWCAHPDQNERPSIAQAMHVLQSEDARLPELTPQMYRMVSEFAVTGRAIGALSVQSSSSATTATTGGHSKVSSESATSALLRDSKELG; encoded by the exons ATGTGGAGCGTCGGCCGGGCTCAATACGTGGAAGCAATGCGGCTATGGGACAGACCTAGTGGCGAGATGGCCAGCTTCACCACCACCTTCCACTCCAACATAATGCCGGTTGGCAGTGGTTTGAGTGGTGACGGGCTGGCCTTCTTCCTCGTCCCTCCCGAGTCTGGTATGCCTGCCGGCGACAGCAGAGGGGGCGCCTTGGGCATCCTCCCTAGGGAATCCAAGTACTGGAATGATAGCGCCGGTATCAtcgcggtggagtttgacacctTTCTGAATCCGGAATACGACGATATAAGCGACGGCCATATCGGAATCGACGTCAACTCCCTCAACTCCACGGCATCCACCAACATCACGTCGCAGAACAATAACCTCAAGTCCAATTTCACCAAGATGGCCATCGTCAGGTACAACAATATCACCAAGTTGCTAGTTGCTgatctcaacatcaacaacacatGGTACAATGTCAACAAAACTATCGATCTGCGCAAATACCTGCCAGAGTATGTCACCGTGGGCTTCTCAGCGGCGACTGGCAGCTACGCCGAGCTGCACCAGATACTATCATGGTCATTCACATCCACCCTGCAGGAACCACCAGCGCCGGCGCCAGCGCTGCTGCCTCTGACACCTGACAGCATCCAGAATCCCAAGAAGAGATCAGTAGGAATCCTGATAATCGCGGTGCTAGTGCCTCTGCTATTTCTCTTGGCATGTGCAGCCGTTCTGGCCTTTCTAGTACGGCAGCAGAAACGCAAAAGAAGAAGATCGTTGGGAGGAAGAGGAGTACCACCAAATGGAAGCAGCGACGACGACAACGATTACCAAGAACAAGACGACAGCAGGGCCGAGCTCGAGAGAGGAGTGGCTGCCAGCGGCCCTAGGCGGTATACGTACCGCGAGCTGGCGGCCGCCACCAACAACTTTGCCGATGATGGCAAGCTCGGTCGCGGTGGCTTTGGAAGTGTCTATAGGGGTAAGCTCGCTGTTGCCGGCGAAGAGCGCCCGGTGGCCATCAAGATGTTATCATCGGAGTCGTCGGCGCAAGGGAGGAAGCAGTTTGAGGCGGAGGTgaggatcatcagccggctcaagCATCGCAACCTCGTGCAGCTCCTGGGCTGGTGCGACAGCCGCCACGGCCTCCTGCTTGTCTACGAGCTGGTGGCCCAAGGAAGCCTGGACAGGCATCTCCACCGCAGCGACAGCGAGAGCTTTTTGACGTGGCCAGAAAG GTACCAGATCATCCTCGGCTTGGGCTCAGCATTGCGGTATCTCCATCAGGAGTGGGAGCAGTGCGTGGTGCACGGCGACATCAAGCCCAGCAACATCATGCTGGACGACTCGCTCGGCACCAGGCTCGGCGACTTCGGCCTTGCCCGGCTCGGTGATCACGGCGCACGGTGGCACACCACTAGGGCCGTGATGGGCACGGCGGGGTACATCGATCCGGAGTTCGTCAACACGCACCACCCGAGCACCTACTCTGACGTCTACAGCTTCGGCATCGTCCTCCTCGAGATTGTCTCCGGCCGGTGCCCCGTGATCCTGCTGGAAGGCGGTGCGCACTTCGTTCTGGTCAAGTGGATGTGGGGTCTGTATGGCCGGAACACGATCCTCGACGCGGCGGACGAACGGCTGAGGGCCGCCGGCGACGAGgccaacgataggtgcatggagAGGGTGCTCGTCGTCGGGCTGTGGTGCGCGCACCCTGACCAGAACGAACGGCCGTCCATCGCACAGGCCATGCACGTCCTGCAGTCAGAGGACGCCAGGCTTCCGGAGCTCACGCCTCAGATGTACAGGATGGTGTCGGAGTTTGCCGTCACTGGACGTGCTATCGGCGCCTTGTCCGTTCAGAGCTCCTCTTCCGCGACCACGGCGACAACCGGTGGCCACTCCAAGGTCTCTTCCGAGTCAGCAACCTCTGCCTTGCTTCGAGATTCAAAAGAGTTGGGTTGA